One Saimiri boliviensis isolate mSaiBol1 chromosome 17, mSaiBol1.pri, whole genome shotgun sequence genomic window carries:
- the CBX2 gene encoding chromobox protein homolog 2 yields the protein MEELSSVGEQVFAAECILSKRLRKGKLEYLVKWRGWSSKHNSWEPEENILDPRLLLAFQKKEHEKEVQNRKRGKRPRGRPRKLTAMSSCSRRAKLKEPDAPSKSKSSSSSSSSTSSSSSSDEEDDSDLDAKRGPRGRETHPVPQKKAQILVAKPELKDPIRKKRGRKPLPPEQKAPRRPVSLAKVLKTARKDLGAPASKLPPPLSAPVAGLAALKAHAKEACSSPSTMATPENLASLMKGMASSPGRGGISWQSSIVHYMNRMTQSQAQAASRLALKAQATNKCGLGLDLKVRTQKGELGMSPPGSKIPKAPSSGAVEQKAGSTGGPPHTHGASRIPAGCPGPQPAPTQELSFQILDLQSVKNGMPGAGLLARHATTTKGVPATNPAPGKGTGGGSIGGSGATMPTDTSKSEKLASRAATLPTPAGKRDCVKGSATPSGQESRSAPGEARKAAALPEMSAGEESSSSDSDPDSTSPPSAGQNPSVSVQTSQDWKPPRSLIEHVFVTDVTANLITVTVKESPTSVGFFNLRHY from the exons CAAGCGGCTCCGCAAG GGCAAGCTGGAGTACCTGGTCAAGTGGCGCGGCTGGTCCTCCAA ACATAACAGCTGGGAGCCAGAGGAGAACATCCTGGACCCGAGGCTGCTCCTGGCCTTCCAGAAGAA GGAACACGAGAAGGAGGTGCAGAACCGGAAGAGAGGCAAGAGGCCGAGGGGCCGGCCGAGGAAGCTCACTGCCATGTCCTCCTGCAGCCGGCGCGCCAAGCTCAAG GAACCCGATGCTCCCTCCAAATCCAAGTCTAGcagttcctcctcttcctccacgtCATCGTCGTCTTCCTCAGACGAAGAGGATGACAGTGACTTAGATGCCAAGAGGGGTCCCCGGGGCCGGGAGACCCACCCAGTGCCTCAGAAGAAGGCCCAGATCCTGGTGGCCAAACCCGAGCTGAAGGACCCCATCCGGAAGAAACGGGGCCGCAAGCCCCTGCCTCCGGAGCAGAAGGCACCCCGGAGACCCGTGAGCCTGGCCAAGGTGCTGAAGACGGCCCGGAAGGACTTGGGGGCCCCGGCCAGCAAGCTGCCCCCTCCACTCAGCGCCCCCGTGGCaggcctggcagctctgaaggcCCATGCCAAGGAGGCCTGCAGCAGCCCCAGCACCATGGCCACCCCAGAGAACCTGGCCAGCTTGATGAAGGGCATGGCCAGCAGCCCCGGCCGTGGTGGCATCAGCTGGCAGAGCTCCATCGTGCACTACATGAACCGAATGACCCAGAGCCAGGCTCAGGCTGCCAGCAGGTTGGCACTCAAGGCCCAGGCCACCAACAAGTGTGGCCTCGGGCTGGACCTGAAGGTGAGGACGCAGAAAGGGGAGCTGGGAATGAGCCCTCCAGGAAGCAAAATCCCAAAGGCCCCCAGCAGCGGGGCTGTCGAGCAGAAAGCCGGGAGCACTGGGGGGCCCCCACACACCCATGGCGCCAGCAGGATCCCTGCCGGGTGCCCAGGCCCCCAGCCAGCCCCCACCCAGGAGCTGAGCTTCCAGATCTTAGACTTACAGAGTGTCAAGAATGGCATGCCTGGGGCGGGTCTGCTCGCCCGCCACGCCACCACCACCAAGGGTGTCCCGGCCACCAACCCAGCCCCTGGGAAGGGCACTGGGGGTGGCTCCATCGGGGGCAGCGGGGCCACCATGCCCACCGACACCAGCAAAAGTGAGAAGCTGGCCTCCAGAGCAGCGACGCTGCCCACCCCTGCCGGCAAGAGGGACTGTGTCAAGGGCAGTGCCACCCCCAGTGGGCAGGAGAGCCGCTCGGCCCCCGGAGAAGCCCGCAAGGCGGCCGCGCTGCCCGAGATGAGTGCAGGCGAGGAGAGCAGCAGCTCTGACTCCGACCCTGACTCCACCTCACCGCCCAGCGCCGGGCAGAACCCGTCAGTGTCGGTTCAGACCAGCCAGGACTGGAAGCCCCCCCGCAGCCTCATCGAGCACGTCTTTGTCACCGACGTCACCGCCAACCTCATCACCGTCACAGTGAAGGAGTCTCCCACCAGCGTGGGCTTCTTCAACCTGAGGCATTACTGA